The sequence TGTAGCTGAGGAGAAGTCGTGTGTGCTCAAGCTAGATGGATACTCAAGGGCCAAGGGGCTACTCAAGAACGGGGAGTTCATCATTTCTGCCCTGTTCAATGTTGGAGGCCATGACTGGGCGGTAAAATATTACCCAAATGGTATTAAGGATCATGCCGATTCCATATCTCTTTTTCTACTTCTTGAATCCGCTCATGCCAAAGATGTGAAGGCGAAATTCAAGTTCAATGTACTCAACAAGAACGGAGAACCGGTGTCTTCATACGAGCGTACCCACTCTATATGTACCTTCTCAAGGAAAGGTTCAGACTGGGGCTCCCGTGAGTTCGTCAAGAAGGCTGATCTGGAGGAATCGGCCCACCTGAGAGACGACTGTCTCACCATCAGGTGCGATGTCACTGTCATCCACGGCAAAGAAGAAACAAGGGTTCCGCCAAGCGACTTGCACCGGCAGCTCGGCGACCTCCTTGAGAACAAGGACGCAGCAGACCTAACCTTTCAGGTTGGTGGACAGAGCTTCTCCGCTCACAGATGTGTCCTTGCTGCTCGGTCATTCGTCTTCAAGGCGGAGCTCCTCGGTGCCATGAAGGAGAGTTCTGCTGGTTCCATTGAGATCTGTGACATGGAAGCTGACGTGTTCAAGTCTTTGCTGCACTTCATATATACCGACTCGGTTCCTCTGCTGGAGATAGCTAGCAACAAAGGCGAAACAGATGTGGTTATGGCTGGCCATCTACTGGTAGCAGCTGATAGGTACAACATCGGCAGGCTGAAGCAGATATGCGAGGAGAAATTGTGCACCCACATTGATTCCAACATGGTGGCTACCAATTTGTCTCTAGCCGAACAACATGGTTTCTCACGCCTCAAGGAAGCTTGTTTGCAATTCCTTGTTTCTCCGTCCAATTTGGAGGCTATGATGGCTAGTGATGGTTATGAACATCTGAAGTCCAGCTGCCCATCCGTTCTGAAGGAGCTCATTGCTAGAATTCTGCCGGCTGAATATAAAGCGGCAAAGGATATTATCTTGGCAATTTAGTATTAATGCGTTTAGCATATATGTCATCCGAATTTTCAGTCATGCTACTTCTCAATGTACGGTTGAGTTTATGTTTCAGAACAAAAATGCTACTCCTTATCAATCATGCTCAATCCAACCATGTGAGTTGAATTGTTATTTTCCTTTCTTGCTAGATATATAAAAGAAAGCATTATTAAGATTGCCCATGTACCGATGTACGTACGTACCGTGCTTATCCGTTTGTGTATTTGCTTACTTATTGAATCGATTACTTCATGTGTGCATGGCTAACATTCAGCTGGATGCAGAATTGGTGTCATCCTTGTTCCAGTGCTCGCATGAATGGTCTAAactcttatttcctttttctttttcaaagTCACAGCTTATATAGCCCTTGGGAGTTGGGACCTTCTGTTCTACAGTTTAAAgcactaggaaaaaaatgcatgtcATCTTGAACCATTGACTGTTACATTTTCTGTTAGCTCTAGCTCTGACCGGCATTGGTTGTTATTCCCTCTGAATATTGTTGGTAGTACAGCtgtgtatttttttctttttttaggaaaggctatcatggctagctttattactTAGCTAGCTCATGAGCTGCGAAATTTGCTTCCCGAGCACAATGCTCAATCTTGACTTCCCAAAGTCAAAAACCTGATTGTCATCAGCCCCTTGCATTCAAAGAGAATAGGTGCTGCAGTAGTTGCATGGCTTTTCAGTGATTGTCATCTCCTGTACCACTCCAAGGCAGTCTTATTCCAACATTAGAATGAATGCCCAGATTTCTTGCAAGAGTCATGCCCTAACGGAGTGTGATAGCTTCAGCTTTATCAGCGTCAAGGATCTGCTTCAGGAGGCAATTAGAAGCAGAAACAAAATCACCTGCGTCATCTCGGATGATAGCCACGCATGATCCTGAACTATCATCATAAGAGTAACCAGCATAAAATTCAGTAAATGCACTGTGGGTTTTGGTAACATAAGTGCTAAAAGGTTCGGTAGAGGTGCAGAGATCAGTTAGCATGTAGTAGTAGATAGTAAGACGGGTAGAGATAAATATAAGGTATAGTTGTTACTGTGTTCAGAAGTGGCTAAAATTCAGGTTTATTTTAGAATGTGAGGGGTCTGGTTTGGGTGACCCTGAAAAAAAAGGAATTTCATTGCTAATTCCATCAAGGAGTTCAGTCTTAATtttaagaaaaagggtttccccctgctttatattataaagcatccAACCGATACATCCAACTCGCTGGGGCTGCAGCACAGCCAAGCccaaaaggtaaaaccaagagaaagaaaagagaaacaaatgccgacaccgGGAGATCAACTAAGCGACGAAGACCGGCAACCGATGCACCCTCCGGAGAAGTACCACCGCGTTCCTAGCGTACCGGAGCGTCGCGTACcaagcaacgccttcaagaaggaatgtgACGGCGCCGCCGCTGAAcggatcctagggtttcccccggtacgcggaggGCAGTGGGGAAGGGGTATACCCGGCGCCCTTTAGGAAGGTCCGGCGACGCCCGCGGGCGTCACCGCGTCGGATCCGGACAAGCCGCCAGGGATTTCTCCCGACCCAATCAACCACCACCACTCCGGACACTCCGTAATGCACCACCCAATCTGCCTTCCACCAGCATGTGCGACCACGGTCATCGAaagtgtgtctagagggggggggggtgattagactacttgaccaaataaaatctagccttttcccaattttagttcttgtcagattttagcaacttagcacaagtcaagcaatcaacctacacatgtaattctaagagtatagcagtggaatgtaaaacaattgcatatggaggtaaagggaggagtttgagggagcaaacgcaatgttgacactgagattttttatccgtggtttcgatagatggtgctatcgtacatccacgttgatggagacttcaacccacgaagggtaacggttgcacgagtccacggagggctccacccacgaagggtccacgaagaagcaaccttgtttatcccaccatggccgtcgcccacgaaggacttgcctcactcgggtagatcttcatgaagtaggcgatctccttgcccttgcaaactcattggttcaactccataatcttgacggaggctcccaagtgacacctagccaatctaggagacaccactctccaagaagtaacaaatggtgtattgatgatgaactccttgctcttgtgcttcaaatgacagtctccccaacactcaactctctctcacaggatctGGATTTGGTCGAAAGAAGATTCGAGTGGAAaggaacttggggaaggctagagatcaagatttatgtggtaggaatggaatatcttgaccataacacaagtgtaggtggttctctctcagaaaatgtatgttggaggtgtaggcatgttctgatggctctctctacgaatgaagagtgggtggaggggtatatatagcctccacacaaaatataatcgttacacacaaatcaccaaactcggtgggaccgaatcatgaaactcggtcggaccgatttagttcaaaatgtgaatgttaggatttttggtgggaccgacatgtcaactcggtgggaccgatttcgttagggttagggcataacgtaatctcggtgagaccgattacacaaactcggtgagaccaattttgataatggacgaacagagagttggtcaggcaaactcggtgggaccgattcactcatctcggttggaccgaaacgttacgaaagggaaacagtgagtttgcattgcaatctcggtgggaccgatccgctcatctcggttggaccggaacgttacgaagggaaacagagagattacaatcccatctcggtgagaccgagatccctatcagtgagaccgaaaagactagggtttctggcagtgcctatgtcaactgaactcggtggcgccggagagaaagtttcgatggggccgagtttgacttttggtttgggacatatgtggaagtgagaaagtagttgagggtttttggagcatatcgctaagcactttgagcaagaaactcattaagcaacacctcaccccctctatagtattggcttttcctatggactcaatgtgatcttggatcacttaaaatgaaaatgtagagtcttgtgctttgagcttgagccaatcttttgtccttagcattttgaggggtccacttttctccatgccaatcattgagctttcctgaaatgtttatcttgaaatagcattagctcaatgagctatatgttgttaggaattaccaaaaccacccagggatagttgcactttcaatctccccctttttggtaattgatgacaacatatagatcaaagcttcgacaaatgataataagattgaaaaacatcgtcgctttgagaagtatgtgataagcaagagcccccccccctaaatttgtgcattatttaaaatttgcttttgaatgcaaatgcacaatcaattaggatcatgggttgctcttccatgtcacatacatcttggtggagcgctcaaaatgatagaagttaaaagcatgcactcatcaccaagcaagtgaatgatcatatcaGAATATAAgcgataatatcatccaacaagcattaagggtagcatatgatcaaacacatgatcaaacaagtatctcacaagcacataaagtatctcacacaagcacacaatcaagatgttcaaccaaaatagcaagagagataagaAGCAACACTctttctcgaagcctatgatctatgcattttctccccctttggcaacaagttaccaaaaagttcaaagaatgcatagtgctaaacgtctctcaagcttggtcttcatgaggtggtgtaaagatgactccaaggacgaaagcttcagATGAtgttgctggagctggtggagtggctgctggaggtcgCGCTagagctgtggctgctggtgcagatgttgGAGGTCTAGTATCTGTCACGGGCACTTCAGCAGATCTTTgccctctgggcactctagca comes from Triticum aestivum cultivar Chinese Spring chromosome 5B, IWGSC CS RefSeq v2.1, whole genome shotgun sequence and encodes:
- the LOC123117172 gene encoding BTB/POZ and MATH domain-containing protein 2-like, which codes for MAEQCKISAAIVAEEKSCVLKLDGYSRAKGLLKNGEFIISALFNVGGHDWAVKYYPNGIKDHADSISLFLLLESAHAKDVKAKFKFNVLNKNGEPVSSYERSDWGSREFVKKADLEESAHLRDDCLTIRCDVTVIHGKEETRVPPSDLHRQLGDLLENKDAADLTFQVGGQSFSAHRCVLAARSFVFKAELLGAMKESSAGSIEICDMEADVFKSLLHFIYTDSVPLLEIASNKGETDVVMAGHLLVAADRYNIGRLKQICEEKLCTHIDSNMVATNLSLAEQHGFSRLKEACLQFLVSPSNLEAMMASDGYEHLKSSCPSVLKELIARILPAEYKAAKDIILAI